The genomic DNA CTGACGAAATACCGCAACGGCGAGCGCGAGATGTACGGCATCACCCTGCCGGACGGAATGCGCGACAATGAGAAGCTTCCCCAGGCAATTATCACGCCCACCAGCAAGGCTTTCGACGGCGGCCATGACGAGCCGCTTTCGGTCGAAGCGATCCTCGAGCAAGGACTGCTGACGAAGGAACAGCTCGATACCGTCTGGCAATATGCGCTTGCGCTGTTTGCCCGCGGTCAAGAGCGCGCCGCCGAACGCGGCCTGATCCTCGTCGACACCAAATACGAGTTTGGAACCGACGAAAACGGCACGATCATTCTCGCCGACGAGATCCACACACCCGACAGCAGCCGCTACTGGATCGCCGACAGCTACCAGGAAAGCTTCGAGCGCGGCGAACGTCCCAGGAGTTTCGACAAGGATTTCGTCCGTGCCTGGGTCACTGCGCGCTGCGATCCCTACAAGGATCCGATCCCGGAAATTCCACTTGATCTCATCGAGCAGACCTCGGCAGTCTATATCGAAGCCTTCGAAAAGATCACCGGCCAGCGCTTCGTTCCGGATCTGTCGGGTGCGACGGTTCTGGATCGCATTCGCGCCAACCTGACGGCATATTTCTCGAAATAAATCAGTATATTAGAGATTTATTCTAATCTGATTTAGGCGCCGAGCGTAGGATCATCGACATCGAATTCGAGCCGCATCAGGTCGTATGCCGGTTCGATATGATCAGGCGTCTCGCCTTGCACCGTGTCGTAATCCAGCGGCACGTGCATGTGTGTCAGCACCGCCCGCTTCGGCTTGAGGCGCTCGATCCAGCCGAGCGATTGCACCAGCGACAGATGGCTCGGGTGGAACTTGTACTGCAGCGTATCGATCACCAGCAGATCGAGGTCGCCGAGCTTGGCAATGGTCTCGGCCGGAAAATCGCTGACATCGCTGCAATAGGCAAAGTCGCCGATGCGGAAGCCCAGAGAATGAATATTGCCGTGAAACTGCATCAGCGGCCGGAACGCGATCGGCCCGCCGGCGCCTGATATCACCACCGGCGACAGATCATCGGCAATGATGTGCGGCTCGACGATCGGTGGATAGCCGCTGCCTGGCGGTGATTCCAGGCAATAACCAAACCCCTCGCGAATACGGCCCATCGTATAGGCATCGGCCCAGATCGGCACCCGTCTGCGGTTTTCGATGACGTAACCGCGCAAGTCGTCGATCCCGTGCAGATGGTCGGCATGGGAATGGGTATAGATCACCGCATCGATGTGGCGCACGTCCGTTGCGACCATCTGCGCACGAAAATCCGGCCCGGTGTCGATGACGACGGTCGTCTTGCCGCCGTCGGGCGCGATTTGCTCGACGAGCAAGGCCGCGCGCATGCGCCGGTTTTTCGGATTGTCAGGATTGCAGGCGCCCCAGTCCCCGGTAATGCGCGGCACGCCTGGTGACGAGCCGCAGCCGAGGATGGTGAAAGTGCGCCGGAACGCCACGTCAGAGCCTCGGCATCTTGGAGAAGACGCGGAAGGCATTCTCCGTGGTGATCCTTGCAATCTCCTCAGTGGTCACGCCGATCGTCTCGGCAAGCACGGCTGCCGTATGGGCAACGTAAGCCGGCTCGTTGCGCTTGCCGCGGAACGGCTTCGGCGCGAGGTACGGCGCGTCGGTTTCGACGATCATCCGGTCATGCGGCACGGTCTTGGCGATTTCACGCAGCTCTTCGGATTTCGGGAAAGTCAGGATGCCCGAAAAGGACACGTAGCCGCCGAGCTCCACGCCGACACGGGCGAGCTCCGGACCGGAAGAGAAGCAGTGCAGAAGGAAAGGGAAGGCCCCCTTCCCGGTTTCCTCGGTCAGGATCGCCGCCATGTCCTCATCGGCCGAGCGGCTGTGAATGACGAGCGGCAGGCCGGTCTCGCGGGCAGCCGCAATGTGACGACGCAGGCCCTCGACCTGGGCCTCGCGCGGCGCATTGTCATAGAAGTAATCAAGACCCGCCTCGCCGATCGCCACCACCTTCGGATGGGCCGAAAGCCGCACGAGATCCTCGGTGGTGATATCAAGCTCCTCGTCGGCGTTGTGCGGATGGGTGCCGACGGAACAGAAGACGTTCGGATAGGCCTCGGCGATCGCAAGGATCGTCTCGAACCGCTTCACGCGGGTCGAGATCGTGATCATCTGCCCGACACCGGCCTCGCGCGCCCGCGCGACGATTGCGTCGCGCTCCGCTTCGAAATCGGGGAAGTCCAGATGGCAATGGGTATCGATCAGCATGCTCAAGATGCCTTACTGCGCTTCGGGTGCCACATAGCGCGGGAAGACCGGCTTCGGCGCCTCGAGCGGCGTGCCCGAGGCGAGACGTCCGGCCTCGCCGAGCGCTGCGAAGTCGCGCTTGTCGGCGGGTGCAGCCACCAGGTCGAGCAGCTTCGCCGAGGATTCCGGCATGAACGGCTGAAGCAGGATTGCGATCTGGCGCACGACTTCGGCCGTCACGTAAAGCACTGTGCCCATGCGCGCTGGATCGGTCTTTTTCAGCGCCCAGGGCTCCTGGCCGGCGAAGTAGCGGTCGGTCTCGGAGACGACGGCGATGATCGCCGCCAGCGCCCGGTGGATCATCTGCTTACCCATCTCGTCGCGCGTGATCTCGTGCAGCGCGTCGGCGGCGGCCAGCATCGCTTTGTCTTCGTCGGTCAGGGGGCCGCACACGGGCACCTGGCCGTCGCAGTTCTTGACGATCATCGACAGCGAGCGGCTCGCCAGGTTGCCGATGCCGTTGGCAAGGTCGGAATTGATGCGGGTCGCGATCCCTTCCTCGCTATAGCTGCCGTCCTGGCCGAACGACACCTCGCGCAGGAAGAAATAGCGGATCTGGTCGAGACCGAAATGCTCGACGAGGTTGAACGGGTCGACGACGTTGCCGAGCGACTTCGACATCTTCTCGCCCTTGTTGAGCAGGAAGCCGTGCGCGAAGACGCGCTTGGGCAGCGGCAGGCCGGCCGACATCAGGAACGCCGGCCAATAGACCGCGTGGAAGCGGATAATGTCCTTGCCGATCACATGGATGTTCGCTGGCCAGAACTTGGCGCGCGGGCCCTTGGGATCGTCGAGATAACCGGTCGCGGTGATGTAGTTCGTCAGCGCGTCGACCCAGACATACATGACATGCGCCGGATCGTTCGGCACCTTGATGCCCCAGTCGAAGGTGGTGCGCGAAACCGAGAGGTCCTTGAGGCCGGACTTCACGAAGGAGATCACTTCGTTGCGGCGCTCGGCCGGGCCGATGAAATCCGGATTCTCTTCGTAGTGCTTCAGCAGCTTGTCCTGGTATTCGGACAGCTTGAAGAAGTAGCTCTGCTCCTCGACCCACTCGACCGGCGTCCCCTGCGGGCCGTAGCGCACGCCGTCGGCGCGCAGCTCGGTCTCGTTCTCCTGATAATAGGCTTCGTCGCGCACCGAATACCAGCCGGCGTAGGAGTCCTTGTAGAGGTCGCCCGCCTCGCCCATGCGGATCCAGATGTCCTGCGACGCCTGATGGTGGCGCTGCTCGGTCGTGCGGATGAAATCGTCGTTGGACGCGTTCAGGGCCACGGCCATCTTCTGGAATTCGGCCGAATTGCGGTCGGCAAGTTCCTGCGGCGTCACGCCTTCCTTGCGCGCCGTCTGCTGCATCTTCTGCCCGTGCTCGTCCGTGCCGGTCAGGAAGAAAACCTCACGTCCGTCGAGGCGCTGGTAGCGCGCCATGGCATCCGTCGCGATCAGTTCATAGGCATGGCCGATGTGCGGCTTGCCGTTCGGGTAGGAAATCGCTGTCGTGATGTAGAAGGGGGACGTGTCTCTCATAGGCGGATTCGATCTATCTCGGATTAAGCTACGCACGCTCTTAGCGCATACGCTGTTAGGAAGAAACATGCGATCCATGAAAAGCCCGGCCGAAGCGGCCGCCGCCACCGCCCTCCTCCTTGCGCGCCCCGCGTGCAAGATTTAGAACAAACAGGAAACAAATGAAGGGGTGAGTCGTGCTGGATCAACTTGGCAGCCAATTTGAAACCGCGTCGGCCGGCTATGCCGCTGCGCACGGGATCGAGCGCGACCCCGACTGGTTCATTTTGAAGATGCAGGAGGAAATGGGGGAACTGACCCAGGCCTGGAACAAGCTGAGCGGTCGCGGGCGGTCCCAGGGGAAATCGCCGGACGACCTCCGGGCACAGATGGCCGACGAGACCGCAGACCTTCTTGGGCACGTCCTGCTCTTCGCGCAACACCACAAGCTGGACCTCCAGGCGGCGATCGAGCGAAAATGGCGTTTTCAGCCGGCGCTATAGCGCCGCTTTCATATCGTCGAGCAGCGACAGAATGGTCTGCTTTCGGTCGAGATTATAGGCATCGCTGACCGTCAGTCGCTCGGTCACGGAGGCTGACAGTCGGGCGAAGCGTTCGGCGCGCATGATATCGCCCGAAACGGCCGCCTCCCGCGCCTCGCGCATGATGCGATCGCTGGCAAGGGCCTGGAAGAAATCGAAGATCGTTTCGCTGTCCTTGCCGGCGAGGGCATCGGCGAGCTTGTGCATGTTTTTCCGGACAGACGGTCCCTGCCCTGCAAGGATGCCCTCGAAGGTTGCCGCGATTTCCAGTCCGCCATAGTTGATCAGCTTCAGCGCCTCGGCGACGCTGCCGCTGGCGGCTGCGATGATGCGCCCGGCATTCTCGCCCTCGAGATCGAAACCGAGATGGGCCAATGCCTGGCCGAGCGGTGCTGCGTCGAGCGGCTTCAGTCGCAGCGGCAGGCAGCGCGAGCGGATCGTCGGCAGCAGTTTTCCGGGTGCATGCGTCAGCACCAGGAACAGCGAGCGGCGCGGCGGTTCCTCGAGGATCTTCAGGATGGCGTTGGCCGCATTGCGATTGAGATCGTCGGCCGGATCGATGATGACGATGCGCCAATTGCCCGTGCCGGAGGTCTGGCTGAAGAACTTGCCCGCGCGCCGGACCTCGTCGACGGTGATCGCCCCCTTCGCCCTTCCCGTCTTTTCATCGATCGGGCGGGCCAGGTGCAGGAGATTGTGTGAGGCGCCGGAGGCAAGCTGCCTGCCGATCGCAGAGGTCGGGTCCGGGTCGGCAAGCGTTTCAGGCGCATCGGCCGGTTCAGGATTTTTTAGGATGTGATGGGCAAAGCGGAAGGCAAGCGTCGCCTTGCCGATCCCTTCCGGCCCTTCGATCAGGATCGCGTGGTGCCCCTTGCCGGAGCGATAGCTCTGCGCCAGGAAGGCTTCCGCCTGCTCATGGCCGAACAGGCGATTGTTCTCAGCGGGCGCAATGGCGCCATCAAGGACCCCGGCTCTTTCGCTCATGACACGGCTTCCTCGGCGGACGTGTCCGTGCCGTCGCCATGCGGCAGAAGTGCTTCGACAAGCGAAAGCACCTCGGCGGCGATGGCCTCAACCGGCTGCGTCGCATCCACCACCCGGCACCGCTCGGAATCGCGTCTGGCAATGTCGAGAAAGGCGTCGCGCCGCTTCTCGTGGGTCTCTAGCTGTTCCTTTTCGAAACGATCGGGATTGTCGTCGCCGGCGCGGCGTTGCGCCCGCTCGAGGCCGACGCTGGCGGGCAGGTCGAAGATCACGGTGCGGTCCGGCACGACACCGTCGATTGCTACCCGCTCCAGGCTTTCGACGAAGCTTTGTTCGAGATTGCCGGTGATGCCCTGGTAGACGCGCGAAGAATCCATGAAGCGGTCGCAAAGCACGATAATGCCCTTGTCGAGCGATGGCCGGATGACCTCCTCGACATGGTCGCTGCGGGCTGCGGCAAAGAGAATCGCCTCCATCCGCACTCCGAAGGATTCCGCAGCCCCCGAAAGCAGCACGTGACGCACCGCCTCGGCGCCGGGAGAACCACCCGGCTCGCGCGTCGTCAGTACCTCGTAGCCGCGGGCGCGCAGGGAATCGGCTAGCAGGCGGAGCTGCGTCGACTTGCCGGCACCTTCCCCGCCTTCGAATGTTACGAATAGACCTTTTTTCAGCGACACCATGCTTTCCCGTATCGGCATGCGATTTGGCCCTGTTTAGCCGATTGGTCCTCCGGGCGAAACCGTCAGGTGACGATTTGGAGAGGCATTCCAGTGAGCGCGGCTCAGAGCCAGAAGAAAAGCAGTTCCTGCAGGGCGTCGACCGCGCGGCTCGTCAGGGTTCCCTGCCCCACCGCGCCGGCCGTCTTGACCGGGACCTCGCGCAACAGTTTCTCGCCGTTCCACAGCTTGACGACGCCGACTTCCGTGCCGGCCGTCACCGGCGCCCGCAAGGGCCACTTGTAGACGATGCGCGCCGTCAGCCGCTCGGGATTGTTGACCGGCAGCAGCACGTCGACCGGACCACCGGCCACCAACGCGACGTGAGACGCGTCGCCGCCATAGACGGCCGCCTCGCCGATCGATTCTCCGTCGGCGAAGATCCGCTTCTTCTCGAAGGCGGTCATCGCCCAGTCGAGAACCTTGCGGCTCTCCTCGATGCGTTCCTTGTCGGTTTCAAGGCCGCCCATCGCGAGATAAACGCGGCGGTCACCGCGTTGCAGCGACGCGGCGAGCGAAAAGCCGAAACCTTCGGCAAAGCCCGTTGCCAGGCCGTCCACGCCGATATTGGCGGAGATCAGCGGGTTCTTGTTGCGTTGGAGGATCTTGTTCCATTCGAATTCCGGCTGCGAATAGAGCCGGTAGAGATCGGGATGCGCTTCGTGCAGGTGGCGGACGAGCGTCACCAGTTCGCTCATTGTGATCTTGTTGCCGGGATCGGGCAGCCCGGTCGCGTTGCGGAAGGTCGCGACCGGCATGCCGAGTTCGCGCGCGCGCGCCGTCATGCGCTCGGCAAATGCACCTTCGCTGCCGGTCATGCCCTCGGCGAGAATGATGCAGGCGTCGTTGGCCAGCTGAACGGCCACGCCCTGCAGGAGATCGGCGACCCGGATGCGCGACTTCAGAGCGGCAAACATCGTCGAGGTGCCGGCCGGCGCGCCGCCGGTCCGCCACGCATGCTCCGATACGTCGTAGAGGGTTTCGGGCGAGACTTCGCCCTTGCCGAGCGCCTCGGCGACGACCTCCATGGTCATCAGCTTGGCAAGCGAGGCTGGCGGGATCGGGTCGTTTTCGGCACGCGAGAAAAGCACCGTGCCGGTTTCTGCATCGACCAGCAGGATCTGCTTTGCCTTGGTGTCGAAGGCGGGTGCCGGCGTTTGCGCGAATGCGGCGCCGGCAAACAACGCAAGGCCAAGGAAAGCGGCCGAAAGCATCTTCATGCGCATGGGAAACTCCGGTTTCCCCTCGGGCATAGCAGCGTGGTCATTTTGGCACAACGCCGAGAACTGTTAACGGGCCGAACCGTTCGTTTTCTGGCGCTTGGCGTAGTCGACGATGACTTGCGGCGTTAGCTGCTTCTTGTCGACCATGATCGCTTCGAAGGGCGATTCGGCGTCGCTGACGCGAACTTCGTAATAGGCAGCCGCATAGGCCATGTTGCCGTCGGGCATCGGAATGTACTCCGGCCGCTCGCGCGGGATCGGGCCGATTTCCGGCAGCATGACGAATTCGTTGAACGACGCCGGCTGCTGGGCAAACTGCGGCACGGGCGCGGCCATCGCGGTGACCGGTTCGCTGACGTCGAGCGACGCCTTGGCCGGCACGGTGATGGTGCCGAGGCTTTGCTTGCGGAACGGTTCGTTCGAGGCAACCATCACGCCGGTTGCAATCTGCCCTTCGGGCATGATGCTCGGGCCGCGCTGGCCCTTCTCGACATAGGACGCCATGAGGTAAGGCATGTCGTTACCTTCGAGCGGTGCGCGGCCGACATATTGCACCTTCACCTGTGCGCTGCCCTTGCGCTTGATGTCGAGCAGGTCTGCCGTTTTCGAGGAAACGTCGATGATGCGGCCGTATTCGTAGGGGCCGCGATCGTTGACGCGCACGATGACCGAGGTGCCGTTTTCCATGTTGGTGACGCGGGCGTAGCTCGGCAGCGGAAACGTCGGATGGGCGGCCGACAGATGCGCCTTGTCGTAGACTTCGCCGTTGGCGGTCAGGCGTCCGTGGAAGGCGGAGCCGTACCAGGATGCCATACCCGTCTTGTTATAGCCGAAGTCTTCCTTGGGCTGGTACCACTTGCCCTTGACCTGATAGGCCTTGCCGACCTGAAAGCGTCCGCCGCCCTTCGGGATTTTGTTGCCGGTGGCAACGCGCGGGCTCGCCTTTACGCCATAGACGGATTCAGGAAAGTACTCCTTGCTCCGCGCAGTTTTCTTGACATTCGACGTGGAGCCGCAGGCGGCAAGCGTTACGCACAGTGCCGGGATCGCCGCAAGGCGCAGTCCCTTGACCAGATATGCCGCATTTTTATTGGAGGTCATCTGTCCCACAACATCGATCGATAAAGCCGTACTCGAAACCTGCCGCTTACCCCCAGCGGAAATCTCGACGTCCCGAAACGGAACAGGTGTGTATTCATGACATCATCAAGGCAAAAATGCGAACTCATCCACAGGCCGGCTCCGCATTTCGTGAGTTATGGTTTACGGCTGGTTAACGTGATCGGGCCCGGCGCCTGCTCTTCAAAGCGGTCGAGAAAATCTTGCAGCGACGCATGTTAATTCTTGCAAAGCGCCAAGGCTTCGCGCAATAACGCCGTGCCCGGCACGCAGTCGCGCGGTGCTTCAGGCAAGGACAGGTGGCCGAGTGGTTTAAGGCTCTGGTCTTGAAAACCAGCGTACGGGAAACCGTACCGTGGGTTCGAATCCCACCCTGTCCGCCATTTCCC from Ensifer adhaerens includes the following:
- a CDS encoding phosphoribosylaminoimidazolesuccinocarboxamide synthase, encoding MSELRVLSDAFIPELPNRYKGKVRENYDLPDGHRIIIATDRLSAFDVILTSIPNKGHVLTQTARYWFEETADICPNHVVSYPDPNVVIGKRLDILPVEVVVRGYLAGTTSTSILTKYRNGEREMYGITLPDGMRDNEKLPQAIITPTSKAFDGGHDEPLSVEAILEQGLLTKEQLDTVWQYALALFARGQERAAERGLILVDTKYEFGTDENGTIILADEIHTPDSSRYWIADSYQESFERGERPRSFDKDFVRAWVTARCDPYKDPIPEIPLDLIEQTSAVYIEAFEKITGQRFVPDLSGATVLDRIRANLTAYFSK
- a CDS encoding MBL fold metallo-hydrolase yields the protein MAFRRTFTILGCGSSPGVPRITGDWGACNPDNPKNRRMRAALLVEQIAPDGGKTTVVIDTGPDFRAQMVATDVRHIDAVIYTHSHADHLHGIDDLRGYVIENRRRVPIWADAYTMGRIREGFGYCLESPPGSGYPPIVEPHIIADDLSPVVISGAGGPIAFRPLMQFHGNIHSLGFRIGDFAYCSDVSDFPAETIAKLGDLDLLVIDTLQYKFHPSHLSLVQSLGWIERLKPKRAVLTHMHVPLDYDTVQGETPDHIEPAYDLMRLEFDVDDPTLGA
- a CDS encoding TatD family hydrolase; the encoded protein is MLIDTHCHLDFPDFEAERDAIVARAREAGVGQMITISTRVKRFETILAIAEAYPNVFCSVGTHPHNADEELDITTEDLVRLSAHPKVVAIGEAGLDYFYDNAPREAQVEGLRRHIAAARETGLPLVIHSRSADEDMAAILTEETGKGAFPFLLHCFSSGPELARVGVELGGYVSFSGILTFPKSEELREIAKTVPHDRMIVETDAPYLAPKPFRGKRNEPAYVAHTAAVLAETIGVTTEEIARITTENAFRVFSKMPRL
- the metG gene encoding methionine--tRNA ligase, with product MRDTSPFYITTAISYPNGKPHIGHAYELIATDAMARYQRLDGREVFFLTGTDEHGQKMQQTARKEGVTPQELADRNSAEFQKMAVALNASNDDFIRTTEQRHHQASQDIWIRMGEAGDLYKDSYAGWYSVRDEAYYQENETELRADGVRYGPQGTPVEWVEEQSYFFKLSEYQDKLLKHYEENPDFIGPAERRNEVISFVKSGLKDLSVSRTTFDWGIKVPNDPAHVMYVWVDALTNYITATGYLDDPKGPRAKFWPANIHVIGKDIIRFHAVYWPAFLMSAGLPLPKRVFAHGFLLNKGEKMSKSLGNVVDPFNLVEHFGLDQIRYFFLREVSFGQDGSYSEEGIATRINSDLANGIGNLASRSLSMIVKNCDGQVPVCGPLTDEDKAMLAAADALHEITRDEMGKQMIHRALAAIIAVVSETDRYFAGQEPWALKKTDPARMGTVLYVTAEVVRQIAILLQPFMPESSAKLLDLVAAPADKRDFAALGEAGRLASGTPLEAPKPVFPRYVAPEAQ
- a CDS encoding pyrophosphatase — encoded protein: MLDQLGSQFETASAGYAAAHGIERDPDWFILKMQEEMGELTQAWNKLSGRGRSQGKSPDDLRAQMADETADLLGHVLLFAQHHKLDLQAAIERKWRFQPAL
- a CDS encoding DNA polymerase III subunit delta'; translation: MSERAGVLDGAIAPAENNRLFGHEQAEAFLAQSYRSGKGHHAILIEGPEGIGKATLAFRFAHHILKNPEPADAPETLADPDPTSAIGRQLASGASHNLLHLARPIDEKTGRAKGAITVDEVRRAGKFFSQTSGTGNWRIVIIDPADDLNRNAANAILKILEEPPRRSLFLVLTHAPGKLLPTIRSRCLPLRLKPLDAAPLGQALAHLGFDLEGENAGRIIAAASGSVAEALKLINYGGLEIAATFEGILAGQGPSVRKNMHKLADALAGKDSETIFDFFQALASDRIMREAREAAVSGDIMRAERFARLSASVTERLTVSDAYNLDRKQTILSLLDDMKAAL
- the tmk gene encoding dTMP kinase, whose translation is MPIRESMVSLKKGLFVTFEGGEGAGKSTQLRLLADSLRARGYEVLTTREPGGSPGAEAVRHVLLSGAAESFGVRMEAILFAAARSDHVEEVIRPSLDKGIIVLCDRFMDSSRVYQGITGNLEQSFVESLERVAIDGVVPDRTVIFDLPASVGLERAQRRAGDDNPDRFEKEQLETHEKRRDAFLDIARRDSERCRVVDATQPVEAIAAEVLSLVEALLPHGDGTDTSAEEAVS
- a CDS encoding D-alanyl-D-alanine carboxypeptidase family protein produces the protein MRMKMLSAAFLGLALFAGAAFAQTPAPAFDTKAKQILLVDAETGTVLFSRAENDPIPPASLAKLMTMEVVAEALGKGEVSPETLYDVSEHAWRTGGAPAGTSTMFAALKSRIRVADLLQGVAVQLANDACIILAEGMTGSEGAFAERMTARARELGMPVATFRNATGLPDPGNKITMSELVTLVRHLHEAHPDLYRLYSQPEFEWNKILQRNKNPLISANIGVDGLATGFAEGFGFSLAASLQRGDRRVYLAMGGLETDKERIEESRKVLDWAMTAFEKKRIFADGESIGEAAVYGGDASHVALVAGGPVDVLLPVNNPERLTARIVYKWPLRAPVTAGTEVGVVKLWNGEKLLREVPVKTAGAVGQGTLTSRAVDALQELLFFWL
- a CDS encoding septal ring lytic transglycosylase RlpA family protein, which codes for MTSNKNAAYLVKGLRLAAIPALCVTLAACGSTSNVKKTARSKEYFPESVYGVKASPRVATGNKIPKGGGRFQVGKAYQVKGKWYQPKEDFGYNKTGMASWYGSAFHGRLTANGEVYDKAHLSAAHPTFPLPSYARVTNMENGTSVIVRVNDRGPYEYGRIIDVSSKTADLLDIKRKGSAQVKVQYVGRAPLEGNDMPYLMASYVEKGQRGPSIMPEGQIATGVMVASNEPFRKQSLGTITVPAKASLDVSEPVTAMAAPVPQFAQQPASFNEFVMLPEIGPIPRERPEYIPMPDGNMAYAAAYYEVRVSDAESPFEAIMVDKKQLTPQVIVDYAKRQKTNGSAR